The genomic segment AAGATCTATTACAAATATCCGGCCCTGCGTTAAGTCTTGAACGTGAAATATTAAATCGTTATAGAAAAGCAACGCCTAAGGAAATTAAACAATTCGATGATGTGTGCCCTGTTTGCCTTTGCGATATGGTCAGTGCGAGAATAACACCTTGTTACCACCTTTTTCATGCAAGTTGTTTACGTCGGTGTCTCAAGACCAACAATACCTGTCCCATGTGCAAAAGAGAATTAACATTTGGATCGGTATCAACTCAGTAGTAAACGTAACCGTCATAAATGTTACCGTCATGATTCTATCGATAAAATCGACAAATTCCGTATAACAATTCCACTCTGATTAAATACCTCGTCCACTCGACCGATTAACTTTTGATAATATTggatatttatattacaaattattgaCAAATCCTCTAAACCGCTTGATATtcgtataaattaaatattgataAAAAGCAAAGTTATTACATTCATGTCCGTTTATAAACATCGATAAAACAGATATAACTCGTCGTATAATTgtacataaaataataaatgatcTAATGTATTAACAGGAttgcaaatttatattctatttgaATTACAAATTGATTTTTCTGTCAGATGTATTATTTCGTTTGTCAACTGATAaatcgaaaataataaaaacaacgAAAATTAACGAGAATTATATTCTCATATCGCAGTTGTTTGAAACAACCTTACTTTCCTTGCGCTCTACGATCCTTTATCCGAAATATTTCTCATTACGATCCAACGATTTCCACTATTTTATATAGCTATTCCCCTACATATTTAACCGTGGTTTCTATATATTCTCCATCAGGACTGTCAAAATCTTCTATCGGTGGAGTATATACCGGTCCTGTTGCGCTATATGGCATGAACGAATCATCAAACTGAAACAGAATGTGTTTCAAAATTTATTCTGTATCTCTACCGTGTTTTATTAGATGGCAAAATATAAACgtacaatatttaatttattttctaatataatatatatcatatactTACTTCAACTGCTTTTTTGTAAAGTTGCTTCGAGACAGCTTTTAATTCTTTCAATGCTATTTCTTGCGATACCATGATAGATTTCATAACTTGTAAATCGTTCAACCATTGTTCTTGTTTGTATCTGGACCATTCCCTCTCTAATAATTTTCTCCTTTCCATTTCTTCTTCTGATAATGATACTGGCAAATGACAAGCTCTATTCCTAAGAAACATTTGTTTTCGAATAAGTACTACGTTaagaagaaaaatttgtttCCTATATATAACATATTCTATCATTATATAAAGCGTACTCCTTTTGCAATAGCTGAGGTAATATATCAATTTCAAAGATTGGTTTTAGATGGTTTGCATGTCTTTCTAACTGACGGATTTTTTTCtgtagtttcttcttctttctttcttctctagCTCTAAGGATACTAGGATCgagtcttttcttctttttaagtggtTCTCCTctgaaataaatgtaatatgataataaatttgtttattcaaaagaaaagaaatttaaaaatacctACAAGAGAATTTCAGTCGCTCGAAATTGTAATGGATGTATATATATGGAGATATTGCGCGAATTGCTAACCGAATGCAAAGAGGACCTGCGTTGGTAAATCTTTatgaataaaatgaataaaaatatacaaaaataattgTTCACTCAACAATGAATACCTAAAAACGGCATTTGCCAAATTTAATACACCAATCATTTTAATACACTATAATTATTTCGAGCTTTAGTCTGTGTCAATCTGTGCTTTCTTATCTTAAATTACTTTGTGACACCACGTACATAACCTCTTAAACGCTTGCGATTCTCATACAGGCTAAAATGAGATATGTAACTGTTATAAAATCATAAATTTAAACAGTTGTTGAAAAAATGACACGCGTTATTATGAATAAATCAATAATGACAATAAATAACGACTAATAATATCGTCTTAACAACGATGGTAACTCTGTCCAAGCATACATACGAACGAGATAATAAACATACATGTAAGTATCTACATAGCTGTATGTAATCAATTACTACATCATGAAACAAAATTGATAGAAATTTCTCCagattttctttattattaatatgtaCACAGTATTTATGAATGCTGAACACTCGAAAAAGTTATATTATTCGGAAGGAACTAAAAATTAGAGTTTTTGTTCAAAACCGTAATTAGAATTACATAATTACTACAGTTCACGAAAAACCATAAAATGTGCACGTTAAATGAGTCTGAATACGATACTTTTGAAGTAAAAGAAATAGCGGAAAACACGTAAGTATTATGCTATATGtgaatttcatataattttatgcaaatatttctttatttcataatttttttattgataTGATCTTTATCTTTTTTACAGAAACACTTCCTTCCCTATTAATACCACAGAAATGCATAATGCTACGCCTTTTTGTAAAAAGTGTGGTAGTCAAGAGGTCCAAG from the Bombus affinis isolate iyBomAffi1 chromosome 11, iyBomAffi1.2, whole genome shotgun sequence genome contains:
- the LOC126922292 gene encoding 39S ribosomal protein L40, mitochondrial, translating into MIGVLNLANAVFRSSLHSVSNSRNISIYIHPLQFRATEILLGEPLKKKKRLDPSILRAREERKKKKLQKKIRQLERHANHLKPIFEIDILPQLLQKENRACHLPVSLSEEEMERRKLLEREWSRYKQEQWLNDLQVMKSIMVSQEIALKELKAVSKQLYKKAVEFDDSFMPYSATGPVYTPPIEDFDSPDGEYIETTVKYVGE